One region of Jonesiaceae bacterium BS-20 genomic DNA includes:
- a CDS encoding sugar ABC transporter permease, giving the protein MPTRTRKKTGRAGTGKYGVMFIGPFVALYVIFVLFPVVQAIQMSFFDWDLLGSLREFVGFANYERMLWGVNITWSMTHLIWLRLAILALALFLLKKPLQTRTVTAWRVVGVFSLIGLVAVLGFHPGENGFWYDPDFWVALKNTLYFTVISTPLIAGLGLIMALSLQGKRKGMRIYQMAFFLPYILPVSVVTLIWSYFLSPNQGLLQKMLSPFGIDPIAWLANPNTAMTAIIITTVWWTVGFNLVLFAAGLQDVDPSLYEAAALDGAGPWRKFTGVTLPGIQHVLLLVMVMQVIASFQVFGQVNIITGGGPGTKTKVLIQHIYQTGFRDFELGYASAVSLFLFAIMLIVSVIQLKFLGKDNTK; this is encoded by the coding sequence GTGCCAACGCGAACCAGAAAGAAAACTGGGCGCGCTGGAACGGGTAAATACGGGGTGATGTTTATTGGCCCATTCGTGGCGCTCTACGTCATCTTTGTGCTGTTCCCTGTTGTCCAAGCCATCCAGATGAGTTTCTTCGATTGGGACTTGCTCGGCTCCCTGCGGGAGTTTGTAGGCTTTGCCAACTATGAGCGGATGCTGTGGGGTGTCAATATCACCTGGAGTATGACGCATCTGATTTGGCTGCGATTGGCGATCTTGGCACTCGCGCTTTTCCTGCTCAAGAAGCCGTTGCAAACGCGTACTGTCACTGCTTGGCGAGTGGTCGGCGTCTTTTCGCTTATTGGCCTCGTAGCGGTCCTCGGATTCCACCCGGGAGAAAACGGATTCTGGTACGACCCGGACTTCTGGGTAGCGCTCAAGAACACGCTCTATTTCACCGTGATCTCAACGCCACTAATTGCCGGCCTCGGTTTGATTATGGCGCTGTCTCTTCAGGGTAAACGTAAAGGGATGCGCATCTACCAGATGGCATTCTTCCTGCCATACATTTTGCCGGTTTCCGTGGTGACGCTGATCTGGAGTTACTTCCTTTCACCAAACCAGGGGCTTTTGCAAAAGATGTTGAGCCCGTTTGGGATAGACCCAATTGCTTGGTTGGCAAACCCAAATACCGCTATGACCGCAATCATCATCACCACCGTGTGGTGGACGGTGGGATTCAACCTGGTCCTGTTTGCTGCCGGTCTCCAAGATGTTGACCCTTCACTGTATGAAGCCGCTGCTCTTGACGGTGCCGGCCCATGGCGGAAATTCACCGGCGTAACGCTTCCCGGAATCCAGCACGTCCTGCTGCTGGTCATGGTCATGCAAGTCATTGCGTCATTCCAGGTCTTTGGCCAAGTAAACATCATAACCGGCGGAGGACCAGGGACCAAGACCAAGGTGCTCATCCAACACATCTACCAAACAGGCTTTAGAGACTTTGAACTTGGCTATGCATCAGCGGTGTCGCTCTTCCTCTTTGCCATCATGCTGATTGTCTCCGTGATCCAGCTGAAGTTCCTCGGTAAGGACAACACAAAGTGA
- a CDS encoding DEAD/DEAH box helicase — MTSIGNVDPIAASEGMKTSYTRYLSSLLPLTDQRLRHALTSKLQEEQVLSKGPFLESTPAFESGESISDLVTECVLPDKFREFKSRALPLNRPLYRHQVEAIRKARAGRNLVVATGTGSGKTESFIVPIIASLFDEIERSALTPGIRALLLYPMNALANDQLKRLRELLAEIPEITFGRYTGETPEKASVAREKYRALNGEPPLPNEILSREEMRKNPPHILLTNYAMLEYLLLRPADMDLFEGPFGGSWQYLVVDEAHVYDGVNGSEIALLIRRLKERVKATDLQCLASSATVGSDQMAVAEFAESLFSETFEWVDEDRSRQDVVTATRVQQTRSTTWKITKDQIDSLSGLEDPDSVIRSWGHATLEDEHHIQSIILHLSSGPQTLVELAQTVFPELSTSDAQRRLSKLVEVAHHAKGAHGAPILNARYHQFVTAVDGAFACLANPNNPHISLSRQMECPDCSKPMFEVAACKQCGKLHVLGNVIQSGGVPKLFSKSRESASRLSWVMLGSHQAEGDPEDNFLTEETIQKANPVTLCLDCSCITPGLDISSCSACGSGNIRAGIRTDGTSLRECHACGVKANEQVRRLSAGYDASISVLISDLYGNLPEDLSIDVPGNGRKLLMFADSRQQAAYAAPNLEQSYETMLYRRLIVMGLEERQGFEQTSSELAEVTLRITQENNVLGRQDGQFEQSRQVHEWIHKESIEAAERNSLEGCGLVAVHLRRPDIPMTPGLINLGLNSEEAWDLLEELVTTMRHSGALSTDYARTPVNINDEIFAPRNREKSYVESGSTAIRGVESWLPSGKARRNKRVGYLESILKILDSTVNPVEILEGIWKFITRPEVDWLSSKSTTRGVTYQINNRALRWTLSGTQSRLFQCGTCQRFTPRSVKNVCPANQCSGVLNVVERETQQIRSNQNHYVNSYLTLAPVPLSASEHTAQLSKDFAAATQNNFINGRVNVLSCSTTFEMGVDVGELQAVFLRNVPPATANYIQRAGRAGRRASSAALVVTFVQMRSHDQYMYADPHRMISGIVRPPRIDIVNERVTRRHAHSMVISAFWRDEMSKGIEYRSNQSMFSSENGHEPGANRLKDYLVDLPKQLRNSIKEVLPQTMYHSIDVAGCEFSEELIRLVQESQDLYDEETGYLEEQIILLSSQRKFGPAKGITASKAAIEGRGTIGELAKRNILPKYGFPVDTVPLTPPGNVALLDLDLSRDLSIAINEYAPGNKIVAQGQVISSVGVVRPPGKDFTLYNYAICGTCNHFQKSIDQISESCSLCDVPRVGTARTLIVPEWGFIASPDVGKVGGVRPRSSWNSKLFIESSGDEVETLTVETSAGTVDWRVGERASLALINEGPLDMHYYICDFCGYSQPGIQQLTKATRTSQQKSHKHTRTGADCRGPLRGRALAHSYETDVLNMSFLQTTTTEQSRSMLYAILNAAADVLEISRDDIDGTVEVYKKNRLALFDVVPAGAGLVKRIAHDLEVIIQRALDRTETCDCGIDTSCYRCLRVYRNQFYHEELTRKAVLDMRVT; from the coding sequence ATGACCAGCATTGGCAACGTCGATCCAATTGCGGCTTCAGAGGGAATGAAAACTAGTTACACTCGTTATCTCTCCTCCCTGCTACCGCTTACAGATCAGAGACTTCGACACGCGTTAACATCAAAGCTCCAGGAAGAACAGGTACTCAGCAAAGGCCCATTCCTCGAATCCACACCGGCTTTCGAGTCCGGGGAGTCCATTTCCGACCTTGTGACTGAATGCGTCCTCCCGGACAAGTTTAGAGAGTTCAAGAGCAGAGCTCTACCTCTCAATCGTCCCCTCTACCGCCACCAAGTTGAGGCAATACGGAAAGCGCGCGCTGGCAGAAACTTGGTTGTGGCGACCGGAACCGGATCTGGAAAAACTGAATCATTCATTGTGCCGATTATTGCGTCCCTTTTCGACGAAATCGAGCGCAGCGCTCTTACTCCAGGAATTCGCGCGTTACTCCTCTACCCAATGAACGCACTTGCAAACGACCAGTTGAAGCGCCTGCGGGAACTTCTTGCAGAAATACCCGAAATCACCTTTGGTAGGTATACGGGAGAGACTCCGGAGAAAGCATCGGTTGCACGAGAGAAGTACCGGGCACTCAATGGTGAGCCGCCGCTTCCTAATGAAATCCTTTCTCGGGAGGAGATGCGAAAGAATCCACCACACATTTTGCTCACGAACTACGCCATGCTCGAATATCTTCTACTTCGTCCAGCAGACATGGACCTCTTTGAGGGACCTTTTGGTGGTTCTTGGCAGTACCTCGTGGTTGATGAGGCCCACGTCTATGACGGGGTCAATGGCTCTGAGATTGCGCTGTTGATCCGTAGACTGAAGGAACGTGTAAAGGCTACAGATCTACAATGTCTAGCGTCATCCGCAACAGTTGGAAGTGACCAAATGGCTGTTGCAGAGTTTGCGGAGAGTCTATTTAGTGAAACTTTTGAGTGGGTAGACGAAGACAGGTCTAGGCAAGATGTCGTAACAGCTACCAGAGTACAACAAACCCGTTCAACAACTTGGAAAATCACTAAAGATCAGATTGATAGTCTCTCAGGTCTCGAGGACCCTGACTCCGTCATTCGGAGTTGGGGCCACGCCACTTTGGAAGATGAACACCACATACAAAGCATTATTTTACATCTTTCATCAGGGCCCCAGACACTTGTTGAGCTTGCTCAAACTGTATTCCCAGAATTATCGACCAGTGATGCACAACGCAGATTGAGCAAACTTGTGGAGGTTGCACACCATGCGAAAGGGGCGCACGGGGCACCAATTCTCAACGCGAGGTACCACCAATTTGTTACAGCTGTCGATGGCGCATTCGCTTGTCTTGCAAATCCCAATAATCCGCACATTTCACTCTCCCGTCAGATGGAGTGTCCCGATTGTTCAAAACCAATGTTTGAGGTTGCTGCTTGCAAACAGTGTGGGAAGCTACATGTTCTTGGGAACGTTATTCAGTCTGGTGGAGTTCCAAAACTATTTTCCAAGTCTCGAGAGTCTGCAAGCCGCCTCTCTTGGGTCATGTTGGGATCCCATCAAGCTGAGGGAGACCCCGAGGACAATTTCTTAACTGAGGAGACCATACAAAAGGCAAACCCAGTAACCCTCTGCCTTGATTGTTCCTGTATCACCCCTGGCCTTGATATCAGCTCCTGCAGTGCTTGCGGTTCAGGAAATATTCGAGCTGGGATTAGAACTGATGGCACATCGTTGCGTGAGTGTCACGCATGCGGGGTGAAAGCAAACGAGCAGGTGCGACGCCTCAGCGCTGGATATGACGCCTCTATTTCTGTACTCATTTCAGATTTGTATGGAAATCTACCCGAAGACTTGTCCATTGATGTACCAGGCAATGGACGGAAACTCCTGATGTTCGCTGACTCACGGCAACAGGCTGCCTACGCTGCACCAAACCTTGAGCAAAGTTACGAGACGATGCTATATCGACGATTAATCGTAATGGGGTTGGAAGAGCGTCAAGGATTTGAACAAACTTCATCTGAGTTAGCCGAGGTCACGCTAAGAATTACCCAAGAGAATAATGTTCTGGGCAGGCAAGATGGACAGTTTGAGCAATCTCGCCAAGTCCACGAGTGGATCCATAAAGAGAGCATTGAAGCCGCAGAACGGAACTCTCTGGAAGGATGTGGCCTAGTGGCTGTACACCTTCGCCGTCCGGACATCCCCATGACACCAGGACTCATAAATTTAGGTCTGAACTCCGAGGAAGCGTGGGATCTCTTAGAAGAACTAGTAACTACAATGCGCCACTCAGGCGCCCTGTCCACTGATTACGCTAGAACACCCGTCAACATAAATGATGAGATTTTTGCCCCTCGCAATCGAGAGAAATCATATGTAGAATCCGGCTCAACTGCCATACGCGGTGTAGAGTCTTGGCTCCCCTCCGGAAAAGCACGTCGCAACAAGCGGGTTGGCTACTTAGAGAGCATTCTCAAGATACTTGACTCTACAGTTAACCCTGTTGAGATTCTCGAGGGAATTTGGAAGTTCATCACTAGACCGGAAGTTGACTGGCTTTCGAGTAAATCTACGACTCGTGGAGTCACATACCAAATCAACAATAGGGCTCTTCGATGGACACTAAGCGGCACCCAATCCAGATTATTCCAATGCGGAACTTGCCAAAGATTTACTCCAAGATCAGTGAAGAATGTCTGCCCTGCTAACCAGTGCTCAGGGGTACTCAATGTCGTGGAACGAGAGACTCAGCAGATCCGCTCAAACCAAAACCACTACGTCAACAGTTACCTAACTCTTGCTCCAGTCCCACTCAGTGCAAGTGAACACACTGCTCAGCTCAGCAAGGACTTTGCTGCTGCTACACAAAATAATTTCATCAATGGCCGAGTAAACGTTCTTTCTTGTTCGACTACTTTCGAAATGGGAGTCGACGTGGGAGAACTTCAAGCCGTATTTCTTCGAAATGTCCCACCCGCAACTGCCAATTATATCCAACGGGCCGGCCGTGCAGGTAGGCGAGCCTCCAGCGCTGCACTCGTGGTGACCTTTGTGCAGATGAGAAGCCATGACCAGTATATGTACGCAGACCCTCACAGGATGATTTCCGGGATTGTACGTCCTCCACGGATTGATATTGTAAACGAAAGAGTCACACGCCGCCATGCTCACTCAATGGTGATATCTGCATTTTGGAGAGACGAGATGTCAAAAGGCATCGAGTATCGCTCCAATCAGTCCATGTTTTCCTCTGAGAATGGTCACGAACCTGGCGCAAACCGATTGAAGGATTACCTGGTCGACTTACCCAAACAATTACGGAACTCCATCAAGGAAGTTCTCCCCCAAACTATGTACCACAGCATTGACGTTGCCGGCTGTGAGTTCTCGGAAGAACTCATTAGATTGGTTCAAGAAAGTCAAGATCTCTATGACGAGGAAACTGGGTATCTCGAAGAGCAAATCATCCTGCTATCGAGCCAACGAAAATTCGGCCCCGCCAAAGGGATTACTGCCTCCAAGGCTGCCATAGAGGGACGTGGCACCATCGGGGAACTCGCTAAGAGAAACATCCTGCCAAAATATGGCTTTCCAGTGGACACCGTTCCACTGACACCTCCAGGTAATGTTGCACTTCTAGACCTCGACCTTTCTCGAGATCTCTCGATTGCAATCAACGAGTATGCCCCTGGAAATAAGATTGTGGCACAAGGGCAAGTGATTAGTTCAGTCGGTGTAGTCCGCCCTCCAGGAAAGGACTTCACTTTATACAACTATGCGATTTGCGGAACATGTAATCACTTCCAGAAATCAATCGATCAAATTTCAGAATCATGCTCATTGTGCGATGTACCTCGAGTGGGTACGGCACGCACATTGATTGTTCCAGAATGGGGATTTATCGCGAGTCCAGATGTAGGAAAGGTCGGGGGTGTCCGCCCAAGATCCTCTTGGAACTCAAAACTCTTTATTGAGTCTTCAGGAGACGAAGTAGAGACCTTAACTGTAGAAACTTCAGCTGGGACCGTTGACTGGCGTGTAGGTGAACGGGCAAGCCTCGCCCTCATAAACGAGGGTCCGCTAGACATGCATTACTACATTTGTGACTTCTGTGGATACTCACAACCTGGTATCCAACAGCTCACTAAGGCAACTAGAACTTCTCAGCAAAAATCTCACAAGCACACGAGAACTGGTGCTGATTGTAGGGGCCCACTACGCGGACGCGCACTCGCCCACTCATATGAAACCGATGTACTCAACATGTCGTTCCTCCAGACCACAACAACCGAGCAATCCCGCTCAATGCTCTACGCGATTCTCAACGCGGCGGCGGACGTACTCGAAATATCACGGGATGACATCGACGGAACAGTTGAGGTCTACAAGAAGAACAGGCTAGCTCTATTTGACGTCGTTCCTGCCGGAGCTGGATTAGTAAAGCGAATTGCTCATGATCTCGAAGTAATCATTCAACGCGCACTTGATAGGACCGAGACTTGTGACTGTGGAATTGATACCAGTTGCTACCGGTGCTTGCGTGTTTACAGGAACCAGTTTTACCACGAAGAACTCACCCGCAAGGCGGTGTTAGACATGAGAGTAACCTAG
- a CDS encoding helicase-related protein, producing MTVSPLAALNVAPGSVVVVRDEEWLVTATEVTDAGKMLLHVQGLSELVQDTTAQFYETLDRIEVLDPNNTRVIGDDSSKYRDTRLWLEANFRKTAVPLAELSLTVSTSMLADTLKYQEAAVRKALNPENLKPRILLADAVGLGKTIEIGMILSELVRRGRGDRILIVSPRHVLEQMQHEMWTRFGLPFVRLDSVGIQRVRQQLPATRNPFTFYKRAIISIDTLKSDLYLASLRKQKWDAVVIDEAHNLTNSQTQNNRLARILARNTDALILASATPHNGRKESFAELIRLLDPTAVSLDNEINVDEADRLIIRRHRHSAEVAREVGAQWAERLEPNNVLVSASPAERAVAQELANVWLHPPTGQAPLSGKNSQLFPWTLAKAFLSSPAALAESISNRMQQIQARATESEQNREIQALETLQSLNADSFEDSAKFDKLVEYLKNQVKIGAKSQERVVVFAERVPTLRWLQEKLTKAFKLKDENVQILHGGLSDEIQQQIVESFKQASSPIRILVTGDVASEGVNLHAQCHNLVHYDIPWSLIRIEQRNGRIDRYGQRTSPLITTLLVDTGDDRFSGDIRVLQSLVNKEHEAHKVLGDVSSLMGEYLENREEDAIRSVLMGTKTLDQVVRTPEQALLDQSDPVTMLLAQLGVDRETALALGGKLLDAAPSSSSSPAPAVEDEGTSSPAIATSGLFRTEVAYLEEAVQRIYTAPEEEPRSDGGGISWSHAKNHGVASFTPPKDLATRLDVLPQTYLKDRRVKAQFTLATTKQQGQESLAHALSKQSDSTWPEAHFLGPLHPILDWASDNLMAKLDRSSVFAVRTDVPFPMVAVHGNLTNKAGRSVASVYTVAQFLSLTAEPGQTLRCITVPTNGLAEVLAETSLLDTLSNPGALPHAERLTALIAPALAAAESQFKAVELASRSLAEQRVDTWRDRLTNWDSTAQGFTQRREVKERRMTVQQEREAVDQMAPDRMLVRPLFVAVPKDFDCVTAGLMPVTELESVTESEMAE from the coding sequence ATGACCGTAAGTCCTTTAGCCGCGTTGAATGTCGCGCCCGGCTCCGTTGTGGTGGTTCGGGATGAAGAGTGGCTGGTCACGGCTACCGAGGTGACTGACGCTGGCAAAATGCTGCTGCATGTCCAAGGGCTCTCGGAGTTGGTGCAGGACACCACTGCTCAGTTTTATGAGACGCTCGACCGTATTGAGGTCCTGGACCCCAATAACACCAGAGTGATTGGTGATGACTCTTCTAAGTACCGGGATACACGGTTGTGGCTCGAGGCCAACTTCCGTAAGACTGCGGTTCCACTCGCAGAGCTGAGCCTTACGGTCAGTACCAGCATGCTTGCGGACACGCTCAAGTACCAGGAAGCAGCAGTACGCAAAGCCCTGAACCCAGAGAACCTTAAGCCGAGGATTCTTCTGGCTGACGCTGTTGGTCTGGGTAAGACCATCGAGATCGGCATGATCCTGTCTGAGCTGGTGCGCCGTGGTAGGGGAGACCGGATCCTCATCGTTTCCCCACGCCATGTGCTTGAGCAGATGCAGCATGAGATGTGGACGCGCTTTGGCCTGCCGTTTGTTCGGCTGGACTCTGTTGGTATTCAGCGAGTGCGCCAGCAACTGCCGGCCACGCGTAACCCATTCACGTTCTACAAGCGTGCAATTATTTCAATCGACACCCTTAAGTCTGACCTCTACTTGGCAAGTCTGCGCAAGCAGAAGTGGGACGCGGTAGTTATTGATGAGGCACACAACCTCACTAACTCGCAAACGCAGAACAACCGCCTGGCCCGTATTCTGGCAAGAAACACGGACGCGCTCATCCTGGCGTCAGCTACGCCGCACAATGGGCGTAAGGAGTCGTTTGCTGAACTTATCCGCTTGTTGGACCCCACAGCGGTCTCCCTCGATAACGAGATCAATGTGGATGAGGCTGATCGCCTTATTATTCGCCGCCACCGTCACTCGGCGGAGGTTGCACGCGAAGTGGGGGCCCAGTGGGCCGAGCGTCTCGAACCTAATAACGTCTTGGTGTCGGCAAGCCCCGCAGAAAGGGCCGTCGCCCAAGAACTTGCGAACGTGTGGCTTCACCCACCCACTGGCCAAGCCCCACTCTCGGGCAAGAACTCGCAGCTCTTCCCATGGACTCTTGCTAAGGCATTCCTGTCTAGCCCAGCGGCGCTCGCTGAATCCATCAGCAACCGCATGCAGCAGATCCAAGCGCGTGCCACCGAGTCTGAGCAGAACCGAGAGATCCAAGCACTAGAAACCCTCCAATCACTCAACGCGGATTCCTTCGAAGATTCTGCCAAGTTCGACAAACTGGTCGAGTACCTCAAGAATCAGGTAAAGATTGGGGCGAAATCGCAAGAACGAGTTGTTGTCTTTGCAGAGCGCGTTCCCACCCTTCGCTGGCTCCAGGAGAAGTTGACTAAGGCTTTCAAACTCAAAGATGAGAATGTCCAAATCCTGCACGGTGGGCTGAGCGATGAGATCCAGCAGCAGATTGTGGAGAGTTTCAAACAGGCCTCATCCCCAATCCGGATTCTCGTTACGGGTGACGTCGCTTCTGAGGGCGTGAACCTGCACGCCCAGTGCCACAACTTGGTTCACTATGACATTCCGTGGAGTCTGATTCGAATTGAGCAGCGTAACGGTCGTATTGACCGCTACGGTCAGCGCACGTCTCCGCTCATCACCACACTGCTGGTTGACACGGGCGATGACCGGTTTAGCGGTGATATTCGCGTGCTACAGAGTCTGGTCAACAAGGAACACGAGGCCCACAAGGTCCTTGGCGATGTTTCCAGCCTCATGGGTGAGTATCTAGAGAACCGTGAAGAGGACGCCATTCGTAGTGTCTTGATGGGGACTAAGACCTTGGATCAGGTTGTGCGTACGCCCGAGCAGGCGCTGCTTGACCAAAGCGATCCCGTAACTATGCTGCTTGCGCAACTTGGGGTAGATAGGGAAACCGCGCTTGCCTTGGGTGGAAAGCTTCTCGATGCCGCACCTAGTTCCAGCTCATCTCCCGCTCCAGCGGTAGAAGACGAGGGAACATCTTCACCTGCGATTGCCACCAGCGGGCTGTTCAGGACTGAAGTTGCATACCTCGAGGAAGCCGTCCAGCGAATCTATACAGCCCCAGAAGAGGAACCGCGCTCCGATGGAGGCGGAATTTCTTGGAGCCATGCAAAGAACCACGGCGTCGCCTCTTTTACCCCTCCCAAGGACCTTGCTACGCGTCTCGACGTTCTACCGCAGACCTACCTGAAGGACCGACGGGTAAAGGCGCAGTTCACGCTGGCAACCACAAAGCAACAGGGCCAAGAATCCTTGGCGCATGCCCTATCCAAGCAGAGCGACAGTACCTGGCCGGAGGCTCACTTCTTGGGGCCCCTGCACCCGATATTGGATTGGGCCTCGGACAACCTCATGGCCAAACTGGACCGCAGCTCAGTGTTTGCGGTGCGCACCGATGTCCCATTCCCCATGGTTGCGGTGCATGGAAACTTGACCAACAAGGCCGGAAGGTCCGTTGCCTCGGTGTATACGGTTGCCCAATTTTTGAGTTTGACGGCGGAGCCCGGGCAGACCCTGCGTTGCATTACCGTCCCTACAAACGGCTTGGCAGAGGTGCTTGCAGAGACCTCGCTGTTGGACACACTGAGTAATCCTGGGGCGTTGCCTCATGCTGAGCGCCTCACCGCGCTCATCGCCCCGGCACTGGCTGCGGCTGAGAGCCAATTCAAGGCCGTTGAGCTAGCCTCTCGTTCACTCGCCGAGCAACGAGTTGACACGTGGCGTGACCGCCTGACCAACTGGGACTCAACGGCACAGGGCTTTACCCAGCGCCGTGAGGTGAAAGAGCGCCGCATGACTGTGCAGCAGGAACGAGAAGCCGTAGATCAGATGGCTCCCGACCGCATGCTCGTGCGCCCCCTTTTTGTTGCGGTTCCAAAAGATTTTGATTGCGTTACGGCTGGGCTCATGCCGGTCACTGAGCTTGAGTCGGTTACAGAAAGTGAAATGGCAGAGTAA
- the istA gene encoding IS21 family transposase — MKSDGEIMEILEAYDLTQSFRSAAVLAGCSHHTVAKHVEARAAGRPIAQLAVREKITDDFLPHIEGWIDSSSGTIRSDVVHGKLIGLGYTGSERTTRRVVKQVRLAWQFGHTRVHRPWITEPGLWLQYDFGDGPVIDGVKTVLFVAWLAWSRFRIVIALRDKTAPSVFGALDRSFRILGGAPTYVLTDNEKTVTVSHIAGVPVRNLQTVDFARYYGVTVLTCAPADPATKGGVEASVKLAKADLVPKSTNLREEYDSFEELEAACASFMDRVNTREHRGTKRLPASMLNEEVLRLHRVPDDPHLVSFGVPRAVPANTPMVTFNHGQYSVPSYLLGQKVLVRQHGTGPSEQVIIMHLGPDGVREVARHHSTSPGSPAINNDHFPEHVDKIPGHYTLRPSSASELEFLAIGVGAGTWLREACAVGTKRITQKMAEAVALSKIAGVDAVDHALGTAAVHGRFAHDDLASILYSTRPNPITHSANEDVSLTQGTSSWAAITSTYPVGKEKQ; from the coding sequence ATGAAGTCTGACGGAGAAATCATGGAAATTCTAGAAGCGTACGATCTGACACAGTCGTTTCGGAGTGCGGCCGTACTGGCGGGGTGTTCCCATCACACGGTTGCTAAGCATGTTGAGGCTCGGGCTGCCGGTCGGCCTATTGCCCAGCTGGCGGTTCGGGAAAAGATCACGGATGATTTTTTGCCTCATATCGAGGGGTGGATTGATAGTAGCAGCGGGACGATCCGCAGCGATGTTGTGCATGGCAAACTGATTGGGTTAGGGTACACGGGGTCTGAGCGCACGACTCGGCGTGTGGTGAAGCAGGTGCGTTTGGCTTGGCAGTTTGGACACACGCGGGTACACCGTCCGTGGATCACGGAGCCCGGGCTTTGGCTGCAGTACGACTTTGGTGATGGCCCTGTCATTGATGGCGTTAAAACGGTCTTGTTCGTGGCTTGGTTGGCATGGTCACGGTTCCGGATCGTGATCGCGCTGCGGGACAAAACAGCGCCTTCGGTGTTTGGGGCGCTGGACCGTTCCTTTCGTATTCTAGGTGGAGCCCCTACTTATGTATTGACAGATAATGAGAAAACGGTGACGGTCTCTCATATTGCAGGAGTTCCGGTCCGTAACTTGCAGACCGTTGATTTTGCGCGATATTACGGGGTCACCGTGTTGACGTGTGCGCCGGCAGATCCTGCAACCAAGGGTGGGGTGGAAGCTTCCGTCAAGCTGGCTAAGGCCGATCTCGTACCAAAATCAACGAACTTACGTGAAGAGTATGACTCCTTTGAAGAGCTCGAAGCTGCATGTGCGTCGTTCATGGATCGTGTTAATACCCGTGAGCACCGGGGGACCAAACGTCTGCCAGCGTCGATGTTGAACGAGGAAGTGTTACGCCTACACCGGGTCCCTGACGACCCGCACTTGGTGTCGTTTGGGGTTCCCCGGGCCGTGCCAGCTAATACGCCTATGGTCACGTTTAACCATGGCCAATATTCAGTGCCATCGTACTTGCTTGGGCAAAAGGTATTGGTCCGTCAGCACGGCACTGGCCCTAGTGAACAGGTCATCATCATGCATCTGGGCCCCGACGGGGTCAGGGAAGTGGCCCGCCACCACAGTACTTCACCAGGTAGTCCAGCGATCAATAATGATCATTTTCCTGAACATGTCGACAAAATTCCCGGGCACTACACGCTACGACCAAGCAGCGCGTCTGAGCTTGAGTTCTTGGCCATAGGTGTAGGGGCGGGCACGTGGTTGCGTGAAGCATGTGCGGTAGGTACCAAACGCATTACCCAGAAAATGGCAGAAGCTGTTGCACTATCAAAGATCGCGGGTGTCGATGCGGTCGATCACGCGTTGGGCACTGCAGCAGTTCATGGGCGTTTTGCGCATGATGATCTGGCCTCTATCTTGTATTCCACCAGACCCAATCCGATTACCCACAGTGCCAATGAGGACGTGTCCTTAACTCAAGGGACCAGCAGCTGGGCTGCTATCACCAGCACATACCCCGTTGGAAAGGAGAAACAATGA
- the istB gene encoding IS21-like element helper ATPase IstB translates to MNPLNTPAAGLPSDLEAMMRSLKMPHARQLAPDLIATAKAQRWEPVEVIKALFAEEIKGRAASMLAIRRKAAKFPSGKTFEAWDPALSSIPLPTQNGLRTLEWIHRHENLVVCGPSGTGKSFFLEALGQQAVEEGLKVAWFRLEDLGQLIRAHRTDDSVTKAIERLLRADLIILDDIGLLPVAQDTAEGLYRVVDAAYEKRSIAISSNLHPAGFDELMPKTLATATVDRLLHHAHVCQTSGDSVRFTQALEGKGIAQLK, encoded by the coding sequence ATGAATCCACTCAATACCCCAGCTGCTGGACTTCCCAGTGATCTAGAAGCAATGATGCGATCGCTGAAGATGCCCCATGCCCGCCAGTTAGCCCCTGACCTGATCGCTACCGCCAAAGCACAACGCTGGGAACCCGTCGAGGTCATCAAAGCCTTGTTCGCAGAAGAAATCAAAGGTCGAGCAGCCTCCATGCTTGCCATCCGCCGCAAAGCAGCGAAGTTTCCTAGCGGTAAAACCTTCGAGGCCTGGGATCCGGCACTGTCTTCAATCCCGCTACCTACCCAAAATGGGCTGCGCACCTTGGAATGGATCCACCGCCACGAAAATCTCGTGGTCTGCGGACCATCTGGGACAGGTAAGAGCTTCTTCCTCGAAGCCCTTGGACAGCAAGCTGTTGAAGAAGGTCTAAAAGTCGCCTGGTTCCGGCTCGAAGACCTAGGCCAACTCATCCGAGCCCACCGCACCGATGACAGCGTCACCAAAGCCATCGAACGCCTCCTACGAGCAGACCTCATCATCCTCGATGACATCGGACTATTACCCGTCGCACAAGACACAGCCGAAGGCCTCTACCGGGTCGTAGATGCAGCATACGAGAAGCGCTCAATCGCAATATCCTCCAACCTACACCCAGCCGGATTCGACGAACTCATGCCCAAAACCCTAGCCACCGCGACCGTGGACCGACTCCTACACCACGCCCACGTATGCCAAACCAGCGGTGACTCAGTACGATTCACCCAAGCCCTGGAAGGAAAAGGAATAGCCCAACTCAAGTAA